The following are encoded together in the Oceanobacillus zhaokaii genome:
- a CDS encoding SIMPL domain-containing protein: MLYYPYQYPSNAEYRPAQHQSSARRVLTVSGNGQISVEPNILTIQLEVVTENESLRQAQQENANTMNQVIQALLNLGIPRENIHTTVFTIFPRYDFVDGKQVFRGYDVTNGITVEISAIDQAGAIIDEAVKNGVNRVSNIQFTVRDKDMYYQQALSAALENANGKAEAIARTLRLNLNQPPIKIVEQSTGTPPITYKVTAASAESFATPIEPGQIMVSATVEVQYQY, encoded by the coding sequence ATGTTGTATTATCCATATCAGTATCCTTCAAATGCAGAATATAGACCGGCACAGCATCAATCATCGGCACGTCGTGTACTGACTGTTTCTGGGAATGGACAAATTTCAGTAGAGCCGAATATCTTAACCATCCAATTAGAAGTTGTGACGGAAAACGAATCTTTACGTCAGGCACAGCAGGAAAATGCAAATACAATGAATCAAGTAATTCAAGCACTACTTAACTTGGGAATTCCAAGAGAAAATATTCATACAACTGTTTTTACAATATTTCCTAGATACGATTTTGTTGATGGAAAGCAAGTTTTTCGAGGTTATGATGTTACTAATGGAATTACTGTGGAGATAAGTGCAATTGATCAAGCGGGTGCCATCATTGATGAGGCAGTGAAAAATGGAGTGAATCGTGTTTCAAATATCCAATTTACTGTTCGTGATAAGGATATGTACTACCAGCAGGCCCTTAGTGCTGCCCTTGAAAATGCGAATGGCAAAGCTGAAGCCATCGCAAGGACATTGCGACTTAATCTTAATCAGCCGCCAATTAAGATTGTGGAGCAATCTACCGGAACTCCTCCTATTACGTATAAAGTGACGGCAGCATCAGCAGAAAGTTTTGCAACACCAATTGAGCCTGGGCAAATAATGGTGAGTGCAACGGTTGAGGTACAATACCAGTACTAG
- a CDS encoding GNAT family N-acetyltransferase: MDYLIRNMKKKDIPQVQHVAKTSWNATYEGIIPLGIQENFLLSAYSDKNMKSRLKHSIIYVAEAEGKIVGFANYSPITTDGKTELGAIYLYPEYQGKGIGTAFLQQGIKQLGNVKEILLNVEKNNKIGMNFYTAKGFEVVSEFEDNFGGHILNTVRMVLKVNKITSNS, from the coding sequence TTGGATTATTTGATTCGAAACATGAAGAAGAAGGATATCCCACAGGTTCAGCATGTTGCGAAAACAAGCTGGAATGCTACATATGAAGGGATTATTCCATTAGGCATTCAAGAGAATTTTTTACTTTCAGCTTATAGCGATAAAAATATGAAAAGCAGACTAAAGCATTCAATTATTTATGTTGCTGAGGCAGAGGGTAAAATTGTTGGCTTTGCAAACTACTCACCAATTACAACTGACGGAAAAACAGAACTAGGTGCTATCTATTTATATCCAGAATATCAAGGAAAAGGGATTGGTACTGCGTTTTTACAGCAAGGGATCAAGCAATTAGGAAATGTAAAAGAAATCCTTCTAAATGTGGAGAAAAACAATAAAATTGGCATGAACTTCTATACTGCAAAAGGATTTGAAGTCGTGTCAGAGTTCGAGGATAACTTTGGCGGACATATATTAAATACGGTACGAATGGTGTTAAAAGTTAATAAAATTACGAGTAATAGTTAG
- a CDS encoding YrvL family regulatory protein codes for MGELDEVSEKKGMREKLIAIATITVLLAIAFGLVIGFYFFGFAGLFNLFDVKYDTLFTILTFILFVLIIGIFTDILAKVPRIIFSRFLTGKYTLIVCAIMIEAFFSWIAIFTADELLTGLNVPLTVELVAALIVSIAEYLLDQDDVGEK; via the coding sequence ATGGGGGAATTAGATGAAGTATCAGAGAAGAAGGGTATGAGAGAAAAGTTAATAGCAATAGCGACAATAACAGTCCTGCTTGCCATTGCATTCGGATTGGTGATAGGTTTCTATTTCTTTGGTTTTGCAGGGTTGTTTAATCTTTTTGATGTTAAATATGATACGCTATTTACAATCCTTACCTTTATATTATTTGTGTTAATCATCGGCATATTTACGGATATTTTGGCGAAAGTACCGCGCATTATTTTTTCTCGGTTTTTAACAGGAAAATACACATTAATTGTCTGCGCGATTATGATTGAGGCATTCTTTAGTTGGATTGCAATATTTACTGCTGATGAACTCCTGACTGGTCTAAACGTTCCTTTAACGGTAGAGTTAGTTGCAGCGTTAATTGTGTCTATTG
- a CDS encoding ABC transporter permease: MQGFNLLKANIRMEYIEYKRYLPNTIAMLLTFYIIFIGMFAGIQLIGDPTTQDSNVQFVIVNYIFWYLAMIVVNAIGWQITNEATQGTLEQLSMSPMGIWRIMLARLISSTIVSFLIIVALLYLSMLTTGQWLNIDIITILPILILTLISMFGLGFIIAGLSIVLKQIQAFLQILQFILAGLTFVPLTVAPFLAFFPFVKGVDLVRAVMIHGVTLSQIRMEDFLILGFNAVFYFVIGLGFFFLCERVAMKKGLLAHY; this comes from the coding sequence ATGCAAGGATTCAATCTTCTTAAGGCAAACATTCGGATGGAATATATTGAATATAAGCGGTACTTACCGAATACGATCGCAATGCTGCTTACTTTTTATATTATTTTTATTGGTATGTTTGCTGGGATTCAATTAATCGGTGACCCAACAACACAGGATTCAAATGTTCAATTTGTGATTGTAAACTATATTTTCTGGTATTTAGCGATGATTGTTGTAAATGCCATTGGCTGGCAAATTACAAATGAAGCGACACAGGGAACACTTGAACAATTGAGTATGTCTCCGATGGGGATTTGGCGCATTATGCTCGCAAGGTTGATATCCTCCACAATCGTAAGTTTTTTGATTATTGTTGCATTACTATATTTATCGATGCTGACGACTGGCCAATGGCTAAATATCGACATTATCACGATATTGCCAATATTAATCTTGACCTTGATTAGTATGTTTGGTCTTGGATTTATTATTGCTGGCCTATCGATTGTCTTGAAACAAATTCAAGCATTTCTCCAAATATTACAGTTCATTCTAGCTGGACTAACCTTTGTTCCGCTAACCGTTGCACCTTTCCTGGCATTTTTCCCCTTTGTAAAAGGGGTCGACTTAGTACGGGCTGTGATGATCCATGGTGTTACACTCAGTCAAATTAGGATGGAAGATTTCCTGATACTAGGATTTAATGCTGTATTCTATTTTGTTATCGGTCTCGGATTCTTTTTCCTCTGTGAACGAGTGGCGATGAAGAAAGGGTTGCTGGCGCATTATTAA
- a CDS encoding spore coat protein: protein MRFRHGRHCRCHTCRKTIVHPTKFNCVNQFSESEVDHVHPSHTTIMNHHLVKNNHVFPHSTSVQNTVNSVDQYGGSFEVPSPGQVAGAMAPGFGPGFGPGGQVAGAMAPGFGPGYGPGGQVAGAMMPGYGPGGQVAGANMPFGPGGQVAGVMQPGFGPHKGCKCGCGGNPSHHRW, encoded by the coding sequence ATGAGATTTCGTCATGGAAGACATTGTAGATGCCATACTTGTCGAAAGACAATTGTCCATCCTACAAAGTTTAATTGTGTCAATCAATTTTCCGAAAGTGAAGTAGATCATGTGCATCCTTCCCATACTACGATTATGAACCATCATTTAGTGAAGAATAATCACGTATTTCCGCATTCAACATCTGTGCAAAATACAGTTAACAGTGTTGATCAATATGGTGGTTCGTTTGAGGTACCAAGTCCTGGTCAAGTGGCAGGCGCAATGGCACCAGGCTTTGGCCCAGGATTTGGTCCGGGAGGTCAAGTAGCAGGCGCAATGGCACCGGGCTTTGGCCCAGGCTATGGTCCAGGAGGTCAAGTGGCAGGAGCGATGATGCCAGGCTATGGTCCAGGAGGTCAAGTGGCAGGTGCAAATATGCCATTTGGTCCAGGAGGTCAAGTGGCAGGTGTAATGCAGCCAGGTTTTGGACCGCATAAAGGCTGCAAGTGTGGTTGTGGCGGTAATCCATCTCACCATAGATGGTAA
- a CDS encoding MBL fold metallo-hydrolase has product MTIISDSWFTVTELDETTFAISEYGHWEKVHSFLLIGTNKAALIDTGLGIDNIKRITDQLTDLPIIVLTTHVHTDHIGSHGEFTEIYVHEAESDWLINGIEGLSLEQIRINIGRDITKATPASFNSDTFTPFQGEPTGLLVDGDKIDIGNRLLEIIHTPGHSPGHCCIYEKGRRYLFTGDLLYLETPIYAFYPTTDPEELVNSLERIAKIENVKTVYGSHNQLGIDASILDEVLGAVKELRDRNVVRHGSGLHSFRRFSVQF; this is encoded by the coding sequence ATGACGATTATTTCTGATTCATGGTTCACGGTAACGGAATTGGATGAAACCACTTTCGCAATTAGTGAGTATGGGCATTGGGAAAAGGTACATTCATTTTTATTAATTGGTACAAATAAAGCTGCATTGATTGATACTGGACTTGGAATCGATAATATCAAACGAATAACAGATCAATTGACAGATTTACCAATTATTGTACTTACTACTCACGTCCATACAGATCATATTGGCAGCCATGGGGAGTTTACTGAGATTTATGTGCATGAGGCGGAATCGGATTGGTTAATAAATGGAATCGAAGGGTTATCGCTGGAGCAAATTAGAATAAATATTGGAAGGGATATTACCAAAGCAACACCTGCGTCATTTAACTCTGATACTTTTACACCGTTTCAAGGTGAGCCAACAGGTTTATTAGTAGATGGAGACAAGATTGATATTGGTAATCGGCTGTTAGAAATTATACATACACCAGGACATTCCCCTGGTCACTGTTGCATATATGAAAAAGGTCGAAGATACTTGTTCACCGGAGATTTACTTTATTTGGAGACACCGATTTATGCCTTTTACCCTACGACAGATCCGGAAGAATTAGTAAACTCATTGGAGAGAATTGCAAAAATAGAAAATGTAAAAACGGTTTATGGTTCACATAATCAGCTGGGGATTGATGCGTCCATTTTGGATGAAGTGTTAGGAGCAGTAAAAGAACTTCGAGATAGGAATGTTGTAAGACACGGAAGCGGGCTCCACAGCTTTAGACGATTTAGTGTTCAATTTTAG
- a CDS encoding SLOG family protein: MKILTVTGYKSTELGIFKEDDSKVRIIKKAIEKRLIGFIEEGLEWVLVSGQMGVELWTAEVVLDLKETYDINLGIFPPFENQDNRWPEPLKYKYEELTMIADFYQPIYNGDYKAPYQFKAKNMWLVDKSDGCLLLMDDEFPGSTKYFYDIAKQADGNYPIFLITPMDLEDIVEEIRMADPDYWS, from the coding sequence ATGAAAATCTTAACGGTGACAGGATACAAATCAACAGAATTAGGTATTTTTAAAGAAGATGATTCAAAAGTCCGAATTATCAAGAAAGCAATCGAAAAACGGCTAATTGGATTTATAGAAGAAGGACTAGAATGGGTTCTCGTTTCCGGTCAAATGGGTGTCGAGCTCTGGACGGCAGAAGTCGTTCTCGATTTAAAGGAAACATATGATATCAATCTTGGTATCTTTCCACCCTTTGAAAATCAGGACAATCGCTGGCCAGAACCATTGAAATATAAATACGAAGAGCTGACAATGATTGCCGACTTTTACCAGCCAATTTATAATGGCGATTATAAAGCACCCTATCAATTTAAAGCGAAAAACATGTGGCTAGTCGATAAGAGTGACGGCTGCCTACTCCTAATGGATGATGAATTTCCAGGGAGTACAAAATATTTTTATGACATTGCAAAGCAGGCAGATGGAAACTATCCAATCTTCCTAATCACTCCGATGGATTTGGAAGATATTGTAGAGGAAATACGGATGGCGGATCCGGATTATTGGAGCTGA
- a CDS encoding ABC transporter ATP-binding protein yields the protein METIIEVQNLKKSYRKRKSKEYIHAVTDVSFKVNRGEIVGLLGPNGAGKTTTIKMICGLLIPDSGTITINGINNREKRLKALRHISAVLEGNRNLYWRLTVRENLEYFAGNRGASRKEVKKQVDELLEKFRLQEKSSELVNRLSRGMQQKLAIAVAMLADSDVILLDEPTLGLDVETSYEVRDLLRSIASDYNRTIIISSHDMDVIQDICERTVIINGGEIVTDDKVDNLLRLFEVRAYTITLGGPLSEKQQKLLKLTFPGAEYKEDINQSSVGVDLEKSEAIYDLFDIFKLEETPV from the coding sequence GTGGAAACTATTATCGAAGTTCAGAATCTTAAGAAGTCTTATCGGAAGCGGAAGTCAAAAGAGTATATCCATGCGGTCACAGATGTATCCTTCAAAGTGAATCGGGGAGAAATAGTCGGCCTTCTTGGACCAAATGGAGCAGGGAAAACAACGACAATTAAGATGATATGTGGTCTGCTAATTCCTGATTCCGGAACAATTACAATCAATGGAATCAATAATCGAGAGAAACGTTTGAAAGCATTACGCCATATCAGTGCAGTGCTTGAAGGAAATCGAAATTTATATTGGCGTTTGACTGTTAGAGAGAACCTGGAATATTTTGCTGGAAATCGTGGTGCTTCAAGGAAAGAGGTTAAGAAACAGGTTGATGAATTATTGGAAAAGTTTCGTTTACAAGAGAAATCTTCGGAACTAGTCAATCGTCTTTCACGAGGAATGCAGCAAAAACTGGCAATCGCAGTGGCAATGTTAGCCGATAGTGACGTCATTCTGCTAGACGAACCGACACTTGGACTCGATGTCGAAACAAGCTATGAAGTACGTGATTTACTTCGAAGTATCGCAAGTGATTATAATCGAACGATCATTATTAGCTCCCATGATATGGATGTAATTCAAGATATCTGTGAACGGACCGTGATTATTAATGGAGGAGAGATTGTTACAGATGACAAGGTGGATAATTTATTACGATTGTTTGAAGTTCGTGCCTATACGATAACACTAGGTGGACCATTAAGTGAAAAACAGCAGAAATTACTGAAGCTTACGTTTCCCGGAGCAGAGTATAAGGAAGATATCAATCAATCTTCAGTTGGTGTGGATCTTGAAAAAAGCGAAGCAATCTATGATTTATTTGATATTTTTAAGTTAGAAGAGACACCAGTTTAA